The proteins below are encoded in one region of Berryella intestinalis:
- a CDS encoding SpaA isopeptide-forming pilin-related protein encodes MGFSFLLNTGSSAEAESVLCGIGKNVDSNIANVEVSHEKRDYNGQSSDWQVNNYQYLLVTMKGTVDNRDSSIREGDFFTIKLDDRLRPNGIFDEESVSALIPTLTTTVDGSDVVVAVPDYNPTTKTIRYVFTDYIESVDSLDFMVKLADYPDLKRATGNGTYTFNSTYAGTPYSYTYDVLWEKPLPAPSEVTAKEVRQTAMVTNVLISEDGTQNKYTHRAYARFYNVADTDGIAISYTGTSPYTAQTRLKVYGLRDEAADSFGADASSLEDVTTKFSVTVQASGIKLESTVAEAGYTRFMVELVNDFDPNAAINSYLGFSINGGQAAGTTVNIAKESLMAAAYAIGNRDEVPCREVRNLEITKVDADDASKKLAGATFEVYRAENGAAKGDPIQTVTTDQSGMAVVESLDLKGQYVLVETAAPEGYLLDKTPVKVVVKDLDKGVPTVQLSVQNKRIERTDFTASKVWVGGSDERPAIQLQLFCDGQKLGDPVTLKDGATSYTWKDLDKTDQLGAAYQYTVDEVEVPAGYRKSVEGSVITNTFVEEEPPGKIEEPPGGNTENPSVVRTVPPASAVKQLPATGDSAVYLLCAAVIAASLIGIALAQARRNRD; translated from the coding sequence GTGGGTTTTTCGTTCCTGCTTAACACGGGATCGAGCGCCGAGGCGGAGTCGGTTTTGTGCGGTATCGGCAAGAACGTCGACAGCAACATCGCAAATGTCGAGGTGTCCCACGAAAAGAGGGATTACAACGGGCAGTCGAGCGACTGGCAGGTGAACAACTACCAGTACCTCCTGGTTACGATGAAGGGCACGGTCGATAACCGCGACTCTTCCATCAGGGAGGGCGACTTCTTCACGATCAAGCTGGACGACCGCCTGCGGCCCAACGGCATATTCGACGAGGAGTCGGTTTCCGCGCTCATCCCGACGCTCACCACGACGGTGGACGGGTCCGACGTGGTGGTGGCCGTTCCCGACTACAACCCGACCACCAAGACGATACGGTACGTGTTCACCGACTACATCGAATCGGTCGACAGCCTCGACTTCATGGTGAAGCTCGCGGACTATCCCGACCTCAAGCGCGCGACGGGCAACGGGACGTACACGTTCAACAGCACCTATGCCGGAACTCCCTACAGCTACACCTACGACGTGCTGTGGGAGAAGCCGCTTCCCGCTCCCAGCGAGGTGACGGCTAAGGAAGTGCGCCAGACCGCGATGGTCACCAACGTCCTGATATCCGAGGACGGCACCCAGAACAAGTACACGCACCGCGCATACGCCCGGTTCTACAACGTGGCCGATACGGACGGCATCGCGATTTCGTATACGGGAACGTCTCCCTACACCGCCCAAACGAGGCTGAAGGTGTACGGGCTGCGCGACGAGGCGGCGGATAGCTTCGGCGCCGATGCTTCCAGCCTTGAGGACGTGACGACGAAGTTCTCCGTAACGGTCCAGGCCAGCGGCATCAAGCTGGAGTCGACGGTTGCCGAAGCGGGTTACACGCGCTTCATGGTCGAGCTGGTCAACGACTTCGATCCGAACGCCGCGATCAACTCGTATCTGGGATTTTCCATCAACGGGGGCCAGGCGGCCGGAACCACGGTCAACATCGCTAAGGAAAGCCTGATGGCCGCAGCGTATGCGATCGGCAACAGGGACGAGGTCCCCTGCCGCGAGGTCAGGAACCTGGAGATAACCAAGGTCGATGCCGATGACGCGTCCAAGAAGCTGGCGGGGGCGACCTTTGAGGTCTATCGTGCGGAAAACGGCGCTGCGAAGGGCGATCCCATCCAGACCGTGACGACCGACCAGTCGGGCATGGCCGTTGTCGAGAGCCTGGATCTGAAGGGTCAGTACGTGCTGGTCGAGACGGCGGCGCCCGAAGGGTACCTGCTGGACAAGACGCCGGTCAAGGTGGTCGTCAAGGACCTGGACAAGGGAGTTCCCACGGTGCAGCTTTCCGTCCAGAACAAGCGCATCGAGCGGACCGACTTCACGGCGAGCAAGGTCTGGGTGGGCGGCAGCGACGAGCGCCCCGCCATTCAGCTGCAGCTGTTCTGCGACGGGCAGAAGCTGGGCGACCCCGTTACGCTGAAGGACGGTGCCACCTCCTACACCTGGAAGGATCTGGACAAGACCGACCAGCTGGGCGCGGCTTACCAGTACACGGTCGATGAGGTCGAGGTCCCCGCGGGCTACCGCAAAAGCGTCGAGGGCTCTGTGATCACCAATACCTTCGTCGAGGAAGAGCCGCCCGGCAAGATCGAAGAGCCGCCCGGCGGCAACACCGAGAACCCCTCGGTCGTTCGAACGGTTCCCCCGGCCTCTGCGGTCAAGCAGCTGCCGGCCACCGGGGATTCGGCGGTTTACCTGCTGTGCGCTGCGGTCATCGCGGCTTCCCTCATCGGAATCGCCCTGGCGCAGGCGCGCAGGAACCGGGACTAG
- a CDS encoding VTT domain-containing protein yields the protein MDLLSALVGLINDPRAAIAAWIVALGPVLVYTPLFLIVFVETGLVFFPFLPGDSLLFAAGVFSAEGGGLNLAATLAVFISAAILGNTSNYWIARFFGTRIIDSGKVKAFTPERVAKLDRFFERYGGLTIVITRFMPFFRTFAPFVAGTGHMNFAKFTLYNAVGGIAWVSSFVLLGYFFGGLPFVQDHFEVIVLLIVGVSVLPAIVGAAKGLIAARSGK from the coding sequence ATGGATCTGCTCTCCGCTCTCGTCGGGCTCATCAACGATCCGCGCGCCGCCATCGCGGCTTGGATCGTCGCACTGGGTCCCGTTCTCGTGTACACGCCCCTGTTCCTCATCGTGTTCGTGGAAACGGGCTTGGTGTTCTTTCCGTTCCTTCCCGGTGACTCCCTCCTGTTCGCAGCGGGCGTTTTCTCGGCCGAAGGGGGAGGGCTGAACCTTGCGGCCACGCTTGCGGTGTTCATCTCGGCGGCTATCCTGGGCAACACCTCGAACTACTGGATCGCGCGCTTCTTCGGCACGCGCATCATCGATTCGGGCAAGGTGAAGGCCTTCACGCCCGAGCGCGTGGCCAAGCTCGACCGGTTCTTCGAGCGCTACGGGGGCCTCACCATCGTCATCACGCGCTTCATGCCCTTCTTCCGCACGTTCGCCCCGTTCGTCGCGGGAACCGGCCATATGAACTTCGCGAAGTTCACGCTCTATAACGCCGTGGGCGGCATCGCCTGGGTGTCCTCGTTCGTGCTGCTGGGCTACTTTTTCGGCGGCCTTCCGTTCGTCCAGGATCATTTCGAGGTGATCGTCCTGCTCATCGTGGGGGTATCGGTGCTTCCCGCCATCGTGGGCGCCGCGAAGGGGCTCATCGCCGCCCGTTCGGGAAAGTAG
- the dnaX gene encoding DNA polymerase III subunit gamma/tau, producing the protein MAESLYRKYRPQVFSDVVGQEHIERTIKNAIEQGKVSHAYLFTGPRGTGKTTTARLVAKALLCESGPTPEPDGTCPECRLISEGAHPDVYELDAASRTGVENVREEIISRVQFAPTRGGYKVYIVDEVHMLSTAAFNALLKTLEEPPSHVVFILCTTDPQRVPETIHSRCQRFDFRRIAPESIVARLGAVCTAEGVAFEGEALELIARRAEGGLRNALTSLEQIIAFENGAVTLAGAERLLGSIDSNEMAELMTAVGTRDVAACFSWVAEYVETGADLAQFARDMSERVRNMYIMSLAGADVDLDVADSERGELVRELEMFGSDRLARLMGVLGDLTVELKTSSNPRLSFEIALTRMVRPDSDLTMAALAERIEALESGYSSVAHVTSAAPARAAAASAAPVQAAPAAPAPEPQAMRPEPPAAPSPARPEPAPAQTAQTAAPAAPAAPPVAQPATPPEAAAAFTAPSADPASSPVSAPAPAEAAGRLSEQTRAILANPASLQRLWQSVLSDVKKHKAAYGVLFMNTKALFDPDRDMVLIQFGAEAAFAYGAVQKPEVQETVDASFAKNAGGFVPYGFVQAGTRATPIAPASPEGASSQPTATTAAAVRAAASSAVARVQEVREAARARAAQNGAAVGSAAPAAGADRTPAASPPVPEAPVYEPVPYDEVPYDDAAYFAGEDEYPASPAPAPAPAPAPAPAPAAGGDANDISNVERMMRGAFGGSVSFTELS; encoded by the coding sequence ATGGCTGAATCGCTGTATCGAAAGTACCGACCGCAGGTCTTCTCAGACGTGGTTGGCCAAGAGCATATCGAGCGAACCATCAAAAACGCAATCGAGCAGGGGAAGGTGAGCCACGCGTACCTGTTCACGGGTCCGCGCGGCACGGGCAAGACCACCACGGCGCGCCTCGTGGCCAAGGCGCTTCTCTGCGAAAGCGGCCCGACGCCCGAGCCCGATGGCACCTGTCCCGAATGCCGGCTGATCTCCGAAGGGGCGCATCCGGACGTGTACGAGCTGGACGCCGCCAGCCGCACCGGCGTCGAGAACGTGCGCGAGGAGATCATCAGCCGCGTCCAGTTCGCCCCGACGCGCGGCGGTTACAAGGTCTACATCGTCGACGAGGTCCATATGCTGTCCACCGCAGCGTTCAACGCGCTGCTCAAGACGCTTGAAGAGCCACCTTCCCACGTCGTGTTCATCCTGTGCACCACCGATCCCCAGAGGGTTCCCGAAACCATCCATTCGCGCTGCCAGCGCTTCGACTTCCGCCGCATCGCCCCCGAGTCCATCGTGGCGCGGCTGGGCGCGGTGTGCACGGCCGAGGGGGTCGCGTTCGAAGGCGAGGCTCTCGAGCTGATCGCCCGGCGTGCGGAAGGGGGCCTGCGCAACGCGCTCACCTCGCTCGAGCAGATCATCGCGTTCGAGAACGGGGCCGTGACGTTGGCCGGTGCAGAGCGCCTGTTGGGCTCCATCGATTCCAACGAGATGGCCGAGCTGATGACGGCGGTCGGGACGCGCGACGTCGCCGCATGTTTCAGCTGGGTGGCCGAATACGTCGAGACGGGAGCCGACCTCGCGCAGTTCGCGCGCGACATGTCGGAGCGCGTGCGCAACATGTACATCATGTCGCTGGCGGGAGCCGACGTCGACCTGGACGTCGCCGACTCGGAGCGCGGGGAGCTGGTGCGCGAGTTGGAGATGTTCGGCTCCGATCGCCTGGCGCGCCTGATGGGCGTGCTGGGGGATCTGACGGTCGAGCTGAAGACCTCCTCGAACCCGCGCCTGTCGTTCGAGATCGCGCTAACCCGCATGGTGCGCCCCGATTCCGACCTGACTATGGCGGCGCTTGCCGAGCGCATCGAGGCCCTCGAATCGGGGTACTCCTCCGTGGCGCACGTGACGTCGGCGGCGCCTGCGCGCGCTGCCGCTGCGTCTGCCGCGCCGGTGCAGGCCGCGCCCGCCGCGCCGGCGCCCGAGCCGCAGGCGATGCGGCCGGAACCCCCTGCTGCGCCTTCGCCCGCGCGACCCGAGCCCGCGCCCGCCCAAACGGCGCAAACTGCGGCGCCCGCCGCGCCGGCGGCGCCCCCGGTTGCCCAGCCCGCAACCCCTCCCGAGGCCGCTGCGGCTTTCACGGCTCCCAGCGCGGATCCGGCTTCGTCTCCCGTTTCCGCCCCTGCTCCCGCCGAGGCCGCCGGGCGCCTTTCCGAGCAGACGCGGGCGATTCTGGCCAATCCCGCCTCGCTTCAGCGTTTGTGGCAAAGCGTTCTGTCCGATGTGAAGAAGCACAAGGCTGCCTACGGGGTTCTGTTCATGAACACCAAGGCGCTGTTCGATCCCGATCGGGACATGGTGCTGATCCAGTTCGGCGCCGAAGCGGCCTTCGCCTACGGGGCGGTTCAGAAGCCCGAGGTGCAAGAGACCGTCGACGCGTCGTTCGCCAAGAACGCCGGAGGTTTCGTTCCCTACGGGTTCGTCCAAGCCGGGACTCGGGCAACTCCGATAGCGCCCGCTTCCCCCGAAGGCGCTTCCTCGCAGCCCACGGCGACCACGGCGGCGGCCGTGCGGGCAGCCGCGAGCTCCGCCGTTGCCCGGGTCCAGGAAGTGCGCGAAGCCGCGCGGGCCCGCGCCGCGCAGAACGGGGCGGCCGTCGGATCGGCGGCGCCTGCCGCAGGCGCGGACCGGACCCCGGCCGCTTCTCCGCCTGTGCCCGAGGCGCCCGTCTACGAGCCCGTTCCCTACGACGAGGTGCCCTACGACGATGCCGCGTATTTCGCGGGCGAGGACGAGTACCCTGCCTCACCTGCACCTGCACCTGCACCTGCACCTGCACCTGCACCTGCACCTGCGGCGGGCGGCGACGCGAACGACATCTCGAACGTCGAGCGCATGATGCGCGGCGCGTTCGGGGGGTCGGTTTCGTTCACGGAACTGAGCTAG
- a CDS encoding YbaB/EbfC family nucleoid-associated protein, whose protein sequence is MDMKKMMKQAQMMQLELSRAQDEIKDMRFTASAGGGMVEATAKGDNTLESIAIHPDAVQMADAEMLQDMVLAAVNEALRGVAAQSEQRLSAVTGGMNIPGLR, encoded by the coding sequence ATGGATATGAAGAAGATGATGAAGCAGGCCCAGATGATGCAGCTCGAGCTTTCGCGCGCCCAAGACGAGATCAAGGACATGCGGTTCACCGCTTCTGCCGGCGGTGGCATGGTCGAAGCTACCGCCAAGGGCGACAACACGCTCGAGAGCATCGCGATCCATCCCGACGCGGTTCAGATGGCCGACGCCGAGATGCTCCAGGATATGGTTCTCGCGGCGGTCAACGAGGCCCTGCGCGGAGTCGCCGCGCAGTCCGAGCAGCGCCTGTCGGCCGTGACCGGCGGCATGAACATCCCCGGCTTGAGGTAG
- the recR gene encoding recombination mediator RecR, whose product MFVAPALQKLLDELERLPGVGPKSAQRIAYWMLNTDRETVVRLADAITEVKDAVRFCSRCFNYAEDDLCEICRSHDRDHGMICVVSEPRDIPPIERTGAFKGVYHVLGGELSPMDGVGPDDLHIAELLRRLSDPSVREVIIATNPNVEGETTAAYLSRQIKSLGVRVTRLASGLPVGGDLEFADEVTLGRAIEARREL is encoded by the coding sequence ATGTTCGTCGCACCCGCGCTTCAGAAACTGCTCGACGAACTCGAGCGCCTGCCCGGCGTCGGGCCGAAATCGGCGCAGCGCATCGCGTACTGGATGCTGAACACCGATCGCGAGACGGTCGTTCGCCTCGCTGACGCGATAACCGAGGTGAAGGACGCGGTTCGGTTCTGTTCCCGCTGCTTCAACTACGCAGAGGACGACCTGTGCGAGATATGCCGCTCGCACGATCGCGACCACGGCATGATCTGCGTGGTGTCCGAACCGCGCGACATCCCGCCCATAGAGCGCACGGGCGCGTTCAAGGGCGTTTATCACGTTTTGGGCGGGGAGCTCTCGCCGATGGACGGCGTGGGGCCCGACGACCTGCACATCGCCGAGCTTCTGAGGCGCCTGTCCGACCCGTCTGTCCGCGAGGTGATCATCGCCACGAATCCCAACGTGGAGGGGGAGACGACGGCGGCCTACCTTTCCCGCCAGATAAAGTCTTTGGGCGTGAGGGTCACGCGGCTTGCCAGCGGCCTTCCGGTGGGGGGAGACCTGGAGTTCGCCGACGAGGTCACGCTGGGCCGCGCGATCGAAGCGCGACGCGAGCTTTAG
- a CDS encoding NifB/NifX family molybdenum-iron cluster-binding protein, whose translation MVVAVACNGLRIPALFAHATDLTFYRVDRGVIVGSRTIPLGDFPSQQRPDLVWSLGANALACRSIDVGSRAALEEKGVEVFLAQADDPASAVREYLHEAFLASDGLQEEALT comes from the coding sequence ATGGTCGTCGCGGTAGCATGCAACGGGCTTCGAATCCCCGCCCTTTTCGCACATGCGACCGATCTTACGTTCTACCGAGTGGATCGCGGCGTCATCGTCGGCAGCCGCACCATCCCCCTAGGAGACTTCCCCAGCCAGCAGCGACCCGACCTGGTATGGTCGCTGGGAGCCAACGCGCTTGCCTGCCGAAGCATAGACGTCGGCTCGCGCGCCGCCCTCGAAGAGAAGGGCGTCGAGGTGTTCCTCGCGCAGGCAGACGACCCCGCATCGGCGGTGAGGGAGTACCTGCACGAGGCGTTCCTCGCATCGGACGGCCTCCAGGAAGAGGCCCTTACCTAA
- a CDS encoding EamA family transporter has product MGWIAASCGAALFAGLVSILSKLGVRTTDPDVATAVRTVVVAIAAWCVAALGGSLSSIPDISPTTWLFLALSGLATGGSWICYFKALSCGDVNKVVPIDKSSAALAALLAIALFGESNHLAVKLVCIATILIGTWLMIERKSGEAHGEGASWLAYAVMAAVFAALTSILGKVGIDGVDSNLGTAIRTCVVLAMSWLIVAWKGKTSQLALIDKGELGFLALSGLATGASWMCYHYAIQTGVVSTVVQIDKLSVLVSVLFAFFVLKERLAKRAAFGLVLMVIGTAVMAAFS; this is encoded by the coding sequence ATGGGTTGGATCGCGGCATCATGCGGAGCGGCGCTGTTCGCGGGCCTGGTTTCGATACTGTCGAAGCTGGGTGTGCGAACGACCGACCCCGATGTCGCCACCGCCGTGAGGACCGTCGTCGTCGCGATCGCCGCATGGTGCGTAGCCGCCCTGGGCGGGTCCCTTTCGTCCATCCCGGACATCTCCCCGACGACGTGGCTGTTCCTCGCACTGTCGGGTCTTGCCACGGGGGGCTCGTGGATCTGCTACTTCAAGGCGCTGTCCTGCGGCGATGTGAACAAGGTCGTCCCCATCGACAAGAGCAGCGCCGCTCTGGCCGCACTGCTGGCCATCGCGCTGTTCGGCGAGTCGAACCACCTGGCCGTGAAGCTCGTCTGCATCGCCACGATCCTGATCGGCACGTGGCTCATGATCGAGAGGAAAAGCGGCGAGGCGCACGGCGAAGGCGCGTCGTGGCTGGCTTACGCGGTTATGGCCGCCGTCTTCGCGGCGCTCACCTCGATCTTGGGGAAGGTGGGGATCGACGGGGTCGACTCCAACCTGGGGACGGCCATCAGGACCTGCGTGGTGCTGGCCATGTCCTGGCTCATCGTCGCCTGGAAGGGGAAAACCTCCCAGCTCGCCCTCATCGACAAAGGCGAGCTGGGGTTCCTCGCCCTATCGGGGCTCGCCACCGGGGCGTCGTGGATGTGCTACCACTACGCCATCCAAACGGGCGTGGTCAGCACGGTCGTCCAGATCGACAAGCTGTCCGTTCTGGTGTCGGTGCTGTTCGCCTTCTTCGTGCTCAAAGAGCGCCTCGCGAAGCGCGCCGCATTCGGTCTGGTTCTCATGGTGATCGGCACGGCGGTCATGGCCGCCTTCTCGTAA